One segment of Terriglobia bacterium DNA contains the following:
- a CDS encoding NAD(P)/FAD-dependent oxidoreductase, which produces MPSRQNSLRIGILGGGITGLTAAFYLLRAGHQVTVLEARPQLGGLATYFDFGPFHWDKFYHCILTSDGPLLQLIDDLGLTQELRWTETKVGFFTNGGLHSMTTSLDFLRFPALSLWQKFRLGLGILRASRIEDGLALEKEPIGPWLVRIFGEAVYKKLWEPLLKCKLGEARRQTSASFIWATIKRLYSTREKGASKKERLGYVRGGYRTVFTRLIERIEALGGSLLTDVAVEQLRNNRGKSVSVISGALAMDFDYLLSTIPSSALSKLTPELSPEYRSKLEKVQYMGMVCAVMVLRKKLTPYYCTNLTEDLPFTGIIEMTNLISLDETAGRHLVYLPKYTSPGDPLFDVPDEQVWQLFRGALRRVVPELADDDIERSFIFRERLVQPIPVLRYSEIVPPLQTNLGRLLVANTTQIVNSTLNNNEMVKIARKAAAWIAQTAAAEIARSRATELAPIAPAPVPSGPALVQTRGNGTKKA; this is translated from the coding sequence GTGCCATCCAGGCAAAATTCGTTGCGCATTGGCATCCTGGGAGGCGGCATCACCGGCTTGACCGCCGCGTTCTATCTGCTGCGCGCCGGTCATCAGGTCACGGTGCTGGAAGCCCGTCCGCAACTCGGCGGACTTGCCACCTATTTCGATTTTGGCCCGTTCCACTGGGACAAGTTCTACCACTGCATCCTCACCTCTGACGGCCCGCTGCTGCAGTTGATTGACGACCTGGGCCTTACCCAGGAACTGCGCTGGACGGAAACCAAGGTCGGGTTCTTCACCAACGGCGGTCTCCACTCCATGACCACCAGCCTCGATTTTCTGCGCTTCCCCGCGCTTTCTCTTTGGCAGAAGTTCCGGCTGGGGCTGGGCATTCTGCGGGCTTCACGCATCGAGGACGGGCTGGCCCTGGAAAAGGAACCGATTGGACCGTGGCTGGTGCGCATCTTCGGTGAAGCCGTTTACAAAAAGCTCTGGGAACCCTTGCTCAAGTGCAAGCTGGGCGAAGCGCGGCGCCAGACTTCCGCCAGTTTTATCTGGGCCACCATCAAGCGGCTCTATTCCACGCGGGAAAAGGGCGCCAGCAAGAAGGAGCGCTTGGGTTACGTTCGCGGCGGATACCGCACGGTTTTTACGCGCTTGATCGAACGGATTGAGGCCCTGGGTGGAAGCCTGCTTACGGACGTGGCGGTGGAGCAGTTGCGCAACAACCGGGGCAAGAGCGTGAGCGTGATTTCCGGCGCGCTGGCCATGGATTTTGACTATCTGCTTTCTACGATTCCCAGCAGCGCGCTGTCCAAATTGACGCCTGAGCTCAGCCCCGAATACCGCAGCAAGCTGGAAAAAGTGCAATACATGGGCATGGTTTGCGCGGTCATGGTGCTGCGGAAGAAGCTCACGCCTTACTATTGCACCAACCTCACCGAGGACCTGCCTTTCACCGGCATCATTGAGATGACCAACTTGATTTCGCTGGACGAGACCGCCGGACGCCACCTGGTCTATCTGCCAAAATACACGTCGCCCGGCGATCCGCTGTTCGACGTCCCCGACGAACAGGTCTGGCAACTGTTCCGCGGCGCGCTGCGGAGGGTGGTCCCCGAACTGGCCGACGACGACATCGAACGGAGTTTCATCTTCCGCGAACGCCTGGTCCAGCCCATCCCGGTGCTCCGTTACTCGGAGATTGTTCCCCCACTGCAAACCAACCTGGGACGCTTACTGGTTGCCAACACAACACAGATCGTGAACTCAACGTTAAATAACAATGAGATGGTGAAGATCGCGCGCAAAGCTGCGGCATGGATCGCCCAAACCGCAGCGGCCGAGATCGCGCGATCACGCGCCACAGAGCTTGCCCCGATTGCGCCCGCGCCGGTCCCCTCCGGGCCGGCCCTGGTGCAAACCAGAGGCAACGGAACGAAGAAGGCATGA
- a CDS encoding EamA family transporter has protein sequence MTPSIALWASIALGACAQVFLKKGVSGKNAASRSGYFALLLSGWVWAWALCFALATGLWLIALAKIQVSYAFPLLSLGYPIVAVLSMLLLKERVNAPRWIAILVITIGVAIIWQSS, from the coding sequence ATGACGCCTTCGATTGCATTGTGGGCGAGCATCGCTCTGGGCGCTTGCGCGCAAGTCTTCCTGAAGAAGGGCGTCTCCGGCAAGAATGCAGCTTCGCGCTCAGGCTATTTCGCTCTGCTGCTTTCCGGATGGGTGTGGGCGTGGGCACTGTGCTTCGCCCTGGCAACCGGGCTGTGGCTGATCGCGCTGGCCAAGATCCAAGTTTCGTACGCGTTCCCGCTGCTGAGCCTGGGGTATCCGATTGTTGCCGTGCTCTCCATGTTGCTGTTGAAAGAGCGCGTCAACGCGCCCCGCTGGATTGCGATTCTGGTGATCACCATCGGCGTGGCCATCATCTGGCAAAGCAGTTAG